In Trifolium pratense cultivar HEN17-A07 linkage group LG7, ARS_RC_1.1, whole genome shotgun sequence, a genomic segment contains:
- the LOC123898824 gene encoding L-tryptophan--pyruvate aminotransferase 1-like yields the protein MVVSTINGTSPLSHSNGTTIPLSTFSRNSFVNVEKGDPVAFRPYWEKVRDECTVEIKGDEWMSYLGDTNNLCWYMVPQMRDAILRLHNVVGNAVTKDKFLVLGTGSSQLYQALLYALSPSESSHRPINVVAAAPYYSEYKDATDILQSRLFQWTGDAALYDKDEPYIEVVTSPNNPDGTLRVPLVNSGVEGKIIYDLAYYWPQYTPITDQLDHDVMVFTFSKCTGHAGSRIGWAFVKDIEVAKKMIRFVQLNSIGVSRESQIRAAKMIGVICDGYKNLKSIESDHLFFDYSKRLMKERWEKFKGAIEKSKVFTLTKYPTSYCHFNKDLSEQYPAFAWLKCLEGIKDGESYLEKLKIRTRGGGRFGVDAKYVRVSMIGTEDEFIELCTRLSNAKRE from the exons aTGGTGGTCTCTACTATTAATGGTACTTCACCTTTGTCACATTCCAATGGCACAACAATACCCCTCTCTACTTTCTCACGCAATTCCTTTGTCAATGTTGAGAA GGGTGATCCAGTGGCATTCCGGCCATATTGGGAGAAGGTGAGAGATGAATGTACGGTAGAGATCAAAGGTGACGAATGGATGAGTTACCTTGGTGATACAAACAACTTATGTTGGTATATGGTGCCACAAATGAGGGATGCAATTTTGAGGCTCCACAATGTGGTCGGTAATGCTGTCACAAAAGATAAGTTCTTAGTATTAGGGACAGGTTCTTCTCAACTCTACCAAGCTCTTCTTTATGCACTCTCTCCTTCAGAATCCTCTCATCGTCCCATtaatgttgttgctgctgcacCTTATTATTCG GAATACAAAGACGCAACTGATATCTTGCAATCAAGGCTATTTCAATGGACCGGTGATGCTGCTCTGTATGATAAAGATGAACCTTACATAGAGGTTGTGACCTCCCCAAACAACCCTGATGGGACTCTTCGTGTACCGCTAGTGAACTCTGGAGTTGAAGGGAAAATCATTTATGACTTGGCCTATTACTGGCCGCAATACACTCCCATTACTGATCAGCTTGACCATGATGTTATGGTCTTCACATTCTCCAAATGCACCGGTCATGCTGGTTCGCGTATCGG GTGGGCATTTGTAAAAGACATTGAAGTTGCTAAAAAGATGATAAGATTCGTACAGTTAAACTCCATTGGCGTGTCAAGAGAATCCCAAATTCGAGCTGCTAAGATGATTGGAGTGATTTGTGAtggttacaaaaatttaaagtcCATTGAATCTGATCACCTCTTTTTTGATTATAGCAAAAGACTCATGAAAGAAAGGTGGGAGAAATTTAAGGGAGCTATTGAGAAAAGCAAGGTTTTTACCTTGACCAAATACCCAACTTCCTATTGTCACTTCAACAAGGACTTATCTGAGCAATACCCAG CTTTTGCATGGTTGAAGTGCTTGGAGGGCATAAAAGATGGCGAGAGTTATTTGGAAAAATTGAAGATTCGTACAAGAGGAGGGGGGAGATTTGGTGTCGATGCAAAGTATGTTAGGGTTAGCATGATTGGTACAGAGGACGAGTTCATTGAATTATGTACAAGATTGTCAAATGCTAAAAGGGAATGA
- the LOC123899683 gene encoding L-tryptophan--pyruvate aminotransferase 1-like, which translates to MVVSTINGTSPLSHSNGTTIPLSTFSRNSFVNVEKGDPVAFRPYWEKVRDECTVDIKGDEWMSYLGDTNNLCWYMVPQMRDAILRLHNVVDNAVTKDKFLVLGTGSSQLYQALLYALSPSESSHRPINVVAAAPYYSEYKDATDILQSRLFQWTGDAALYDKDEPYIEVVTSPNNPDGTLRVPVVNSGVEGKIIYDLAYYWPQYTPITYQLDHHVMVFTFSKCISHAGSRIGWAFVKDIEVAKKMIRFVQLNSIGVSRESQIRAAKMIGVICYGYKNLKSIEFDHLFFDYCKRLMKERWEKFKGAIEKSKVFTLTKYPTSYCHFNKDLSEQYPGNIFSPMKSENTYSYTAFAWLKCLEGIKDGVSYLEKLKIRTRGGERFGVDAKYVRVSMICTEDEFIELCTRLSNAKRE; encoded by the exons aTGGTGGTCTCTACTATTAATGGTACTTCACCTTTGTCACATTCCAATGGCACAACAATACCCCTCTCTACTTTCTCACGCAATTCCTTTGTCAATGTTGAGAA GGGTGATCCAGTGGCATTCCGGCCATATTGGGAGAAGGTGAGAGATGAATGTACGGTAGATATAAAAGGTGACGAATGGATGAGTTACCTTGGTGATACAAACAACTTATGTTGGTATATGGTGCCACAAATGAGGGATGCAATTTTGAGGCTCCACAATGTGGTCGATAATGCTGTCACAAAAGATAAGTTCTTAGTATTAGGGACAGGTTCTTCTCAACTCTACCAAGCTCTTCTTTATGCACTCTCTCCTTCAGAATCCTCTCATCGTCCCATtaatgttgttgctgctgcacCTTATTATTCG GAATACAAAGACGCAACCGATATCTTGCAATCAAGGCTATTTCAATGGACCGGTGATGCTGCTCTGTATGATAAAGATGAACCTTACATAGAGGTTGTGACCTCCCCAAACAACCCTGATGGGACTCTTCGTGTACCGGTAGTGAACTCTGGAGTTGAAGGGAAAATCATTTATGACTTGGCCTATTACTGGCCGCAATACACTCCCATTACTTATCAGCTTGACCATCATGTTATGGTCTTCACATTCTCCAAATGCATCAGTCATGCTGGTTCGCGTATCGG GTGGGCATTTGTAAAAGACATTGAAGTTGCTAAAAAGATGATAAGATTCGTACAGTTAAACTCCATTGGCGTGTCAAGAGAATCCCAAATTCGAGCTGCTAAGATGATTGGAGTGATTTGTTAtggttacaaaaatttaaagtcCATTGAATTTGATCACCTCTTTTTTGATTATTGCAAAAGACTCATGAAAGAAAGGTGGGAGAAATTTAAGGGAGCTATTGAGAAAAGCAAGGTTTTTACCTTGACCAAATACCCAACTTCCTATTGTCACTTCAACAAGGACTTATCTGAGCAATACCCAGGtaatatattttcacctatgAAATCTGAAAACACAT attcctaTACAGCTTTTGCTTGGTTGAAGTGCTTGGAGGGCATAAAAGATGGCGTGAGTTATTTGGAAAAATTGAAGATTCGTACAAGAGGAGGGGAGAGATTTGGTGTCGATGCAAAGTATGTTAGGGTTAGCATGATTTGTACAGAGGACGAGTTCATTGAATTATGTACAAGATTGTCAAATGCTAAAAGGGAATGA